A window of Gemmobacter sp. genomic DNA:
GGAAAACACGCCCGAGGTGCGGGCCGCCAGATCGCGGAAGGCCGGCGTCAGGGCGCCGGCCAGCCAGCCGCGCACCTCGTCCCGAAAGGCCAGATCCTGCGGCGACAGGTCAAGGTCCATTCACGCCTCCAGGATGGTTACGCCCGACACGCCGGGCGCGCCGTAGACATGGGTATAGCCAAGCCGCGGTTTGCCCGGCACCTGCCGCGTCCCGGCACGGCCGGCCAGCTGCATGACGTTTTCATAGACCTGCCGCAGGCCGGAGGCGCCGATGGGCTCGCCGCAAGCCAGGCAGCCGCCATCGGTGTTGACGGGCAGCGCGCCGCCAATCTCGGTCCGGCCCTCGGCCAGCCAGCGTTCCTGATCGCCATCGGCGCAAAAGCCGTTTTCAGCCATGTGCATGATCTCGGCGCCGGATTCGGTATCCTGCAACTGGGCGATGCCGATGTCCTGCGGCCCGACGCCCGCCATCTCGAACGCGGCTTTCGAGGCAAGCCTTGTGGCGCTGGCATCGCCTGCGCCTTCGACCATGGGGGCGAACACCTCGAACGACCCCGCAGGACGGCTGCGCACCGTGGCGGCCCGCAGGCGGATGGCCATGCCGCCCAGTTGCCGCGCCTTCGCCTCGCTGGCAAGGATCAGGGCGACGCCCCCTTCGGCGGGCGAGCAGAACATGAACTTGGTCAGCGGATCGGACACCATCTGGGAATTGGCGATGGTGTCGGCATCCACGGGCGTGCGGCGCCAGGCATGATCGGCCAGCGCGCCGTTGCGGAACGCCTTTTCCGCCACCCGCACCAGCGAGGCGTCGGTAATCCCGAAACGGTCCATGTAGCGGCGGATCTTCATGGCAAAGAACTGCGTCGTCAGCATCAGCCCGGTTTCGCCATACCAGTCCGGCAGACCCCAGTCGCGCGGCTGCGGATCGAACGCCCCGCGCGGGTGCTTGTCGAACCCGACCGCCAGCCCGATGTCGAACTGCCCCGAGGCGATGGCGCTGACCGCGCCGAACAGCGCCGACCCGCCGGTGGCGCAGCCGTTCGACACGTTGATGAACGGCAGCCCGGTGGTGCCCAGTTCCGACACCATCGTATCGGCATTGCCGGCGGCGTCGGACCCGCCATAGGCGAACTGCATGTCCTGCCAGCGCAGCCCGGCATCGGCCAGCGCCTGCCGCACGGCAAAGGCGCCCTGCTGCAATCCGCTGCGCCCCTCGGTACGGCCAAAGGGGTGGATACCGGCGGCGACGATATAGACCGGGGTCATTGCGCGGCCTCCTGCGGGGCAAAGGCATAGGTGGTGACGTGGCGCCCGCCGCTCAGCTCCATCGCCAGCGGCACAAGGCGCATGGCCATGCCGATGCGCAGCCTGTCCGGGTCCACGCCGGTCAGCCGCCCTTCAACCACCAGCGGGCCAAGGTCGACATAGCCGACGGCATAGGGTTCGAACGCCTCTGGCCCGGCATAGGGCGGTGATTTCGGGCGGAACCGTTGCACGGTGAACGACCACAGGCGGCCGGTCTGCGGCAGATCCTCGGGCAACCAGTCGGTGCCCTGAGGCAGGGGGAATACCAGCCGTCCGCTGTCCTTGTGCCGCCCGCCCAGCAGGGTCACGGACCCGCCGTCGGGGGCAAGG
This region includes:
- a CDS encoding thiolase family protein, with the protein product MTPVYIVAAGIHPFGRTEGRSGLQQGAFAVRQALADAGLRWQDMQFAYGGSDAAGNADTMVSELGTTGLPFINVSNGCATGGSALFGAVSAIASGQFDIGLAVGFDKHPRGAFDPQPRDWGLPDWYGETGLMLTTQFFAMKIRRYMDRFGITDASLVRVAEKAFRNGALADHAWRRTPVDADTIANSQMVSDPLTKFMFCSPAEGGVALILASEAKARQLGGMAIRLRAATVRSRPAGSFEVFAPMVEGAGDASATRLASKAAFEMAGVGPQDIGIAQLQDTESGAEIMHMAENGFCADGDQERWLAEGRTEIGGALPVNTDGGCLACGEPIGASGLRQVYENVMQLAGRAGTRQVPGKPRLGYTHVYGAPGVSGVTILEA
- a CDS encoding OB-fold domain-containing protein, coding for MNSTSPFPPISADLLRLAPDGGSVTLLGGRHKDSGRLVFPLPQGTDWLPEDLPQTGRLWSFTVQRFRPKSPPYAGPEAFEPYAVGYVDLGPLVVEGRLTGVDPDRLRIGMAMRLVPLAMELSGGRHVTTYAFAPQEAAQ